In Fluviicola taffensis DSM 16823, the following are encoded in one genomic region:
- the lptC gene encoding LPS export ABC transporter periplasmic protein LptC yields the protein MGFKQTFSYLCLACLLVFNSCVNDLDKIKKITFKSSDPEQKTEELYLLQTEAGFPQFKLYAPLAEAYSTPENITKFREGVKIEFFDDAGNLESVLTGLYGEINEQKGTMRVLDSVQLHNPSRKQTMYTEALYWDQKDSLIFTDKMVMIKSPTELIYGKGIRAKQDFSNYEFLEPQGRISTK from the coding sequence ATGGGATTCAAACAAACATTCAGTTATTTATGCCTTGCATGTTTATTGGTGTTTAATTCCTGTGTCAACGATTTAGACAAAATCAAGAAAATTACTTTTAAATCTTCCGACCCAGAACAAAAAACAGAAGAATTATATCTTTTACAAACGGAAGCTGGTTTTCCTCAGTTCAAGTTATATGCACCTCTTGCAGAAGCTTATTCAACTCCTGAGAACATCACAAAATTCCGAGAAGGTGTAAAAATCGAATTCTTTGATGATGCTGGAAATTTAGAATCCGTTTTGACTGGTTTGTATGGGGAAATAAATGAACAGAAAGGAACCATGCGCGTGCTAGACTCCGTACAGTTACATAATCCATCTCGCAAGCAAACTATGTATACCGAAGCTCTATACTGGGATCAAAAAGATAGTCTTATCTTTACGGACAAAATGGTCATGATTAAGAGTCCAACTGAATTAATCTATGGAAAAGGGATACGTGCAAAACAAGACTTTTCCAATTATGAATTCTTGGAACCACAAGGCCGTATTTCAACTAAATAA
- a CDS encoding type III pantothenate kinase, whose translation MEQGNKSIVVDAGNTRIKVGLFQGHDLQEVHAFSNDELDKLKSLLIKFKNLSGIISSVRSDKNTKWLKGLLPNAFLFNHQLSIPLTNNYESPTTLGIDRLANAIAAANISDKNALVIDIGTCIKYDFIRYPQIYEGGAISPGIELRYKSMHQFTGKLPLVEDRIQGPFVGKNTLDAMRSGVINGMHLEMVGFIEEYRRLYPELTIFLTGGDSQYFELGNKYGIFADENLTLKGLLIALIHAQTTFSSSN comes from the coding sequence ATGGAACAGGGAAATAAATCAATTGTGGTCGATGCGGGAAATACCCGTATCAAGGTTGGTTTGTTCCAAGGACATGATTTACAAGAAGTTCATGCTTTTTCAAACGACGAACTGGATAAACTGAAGTCCCTGTTGATTAAATTCAAAAATCTTTCAGGAATTATTAGTTCGGTGCGTTCGGATAAAAACACCAAATGGCTCAAAGGATTACTTCCAAATGCGTTCCTATTCAATCATCAATTATCCATTCCGCTTACAAACAATTACGAGTCTCCAACAACACTTGGAATAGATCGCTTAGCAAATGCAATAGCCGCAGCAAATATTTCTGATAAAAATGCGTTAGTGATTGACATCGGAACGTGTATTAAATATGATTTTATTCGTTACCCTCAAATTTATGAGGGCGGAGCTATTTCTCCCGGAATCGAATTACGTTACAAATCCATGCACCAATTTACAGGTAAATTACCACTTGTAGAAGACCGGATTCAAGGCCCATTTGTGGGTAAAAACACCCTTGATGCCATGAGAAGTGGTGTTATAAATGGAATGCACTTGGAAATGGTTGGTTTTATTGAAGAATACAGACGACTTTACCCCGAATTAACAATTTTTCTCACGGGTGGAGACAGTCAATATTTTGAATTAGGTAATAAATATGGCATATTTGCCGACGAGAATTTAACCTTAAAAGGATTATTAATAGCACTCATACATGCCCAAACAACTTTTTCTTCTAGTAATTAG
- the metH gene encoding methionine synthase — translation MNNLRLSGLEAITITPESNFTNIGERTNVTGSRAFLRMIKDNDYEAALSVAREQVEGGAQIIDINMDEGMIDGKEAMVKFLNLIAAEPDISKVPIMVDSSKWEIIEAGLQCIQGKGIVNSISLKEGEENFIRQAKLIKRYGAASVIMAFDEDGQADSYERRIEICERSYRILVDIVKFAPEDIIFDPNIFPVATGMEEHNNNALDFFRATKWIRENLPGAHVSGGVSNVSFSFRGNNPVREAMHSAFLFHAVKHGMDMGIVNPSMLEVYSDIDKELLERVEDVLLNRRDDSTERLLDFAETFKGEDKKKEVALEWRNAPVNERLAHALVKGIVDFIDEDVEECRHQFERPIQVIEGPLMDGMNIVGDLFGSGKMFLPQVVKSARVMKKAVAYLLPFIDAAKDGKSSSAGKVIMATVKGDVHDIGKNIVSVVLSCNNYEIVDLGVMVPAERIIQAAIDEKADVIGLSGLITPSLDEMVHMAKEMERANLSIPLLIGGATTSKVHTAVKIEQNYTKGQTVHVLDASRSVTVVEQLLGYKKEQFVKDIQADYARLREHHEKHRGAKQVLSYADALKNKLVLEFNGETIKKPKQLGVQVIEEQDLALLVPYIDWTPFFQTWELHGKFPRILTDEVVGKEATQLYADAQAMLKQIVDEKWLTAKAAFGIFPVNSIDDDIEIYSDEQRTSVLGIQHSLRQQTKKAAGQPNLSLADFIAPKESGLIDYLGAFVVTAGHGIEEHVKRFEADHDDYNSIMIKALADRFAEAFAEFLHAKVRRETWGYANDETLDNDALIAEKYIGIRPAPGYPACPDHTEKPNLFKLLNAEELSGVSLTETLAMWPAASVSGWYFAHPDSKYFGLGKVTLDQVDSISTRKNMDINHMKRWLSSNLLD, via the coding sequence ATGAACAATTTACGCTTATCCGGCTTAGAAGCAATTACCATAACACCTGAAAGTAACTTTACCAATATTGGTGAGCGAACCAATGTAACTGGTTCGCGTGCTTTCTTGCGCATGATCAAAGACAACGATTACGAAGCTGCTTTATCCGTAGCTCGTGAGCAAGTGGAAGGTGGTGCACAAATCATCGACATCAACATGGATGAAGGAATGATCGATGGCAAGGAGGCGATGGTGAAATTCTTAAACCTCATCGCAGCTGAACCAGATATTTCGAAGGTTCCAATCATGGTAGATAGTTCCAAATGGGAAATTATCGAAGCTGGTTTGCAATGTATTCAAGGAAAAGGAATCGTGAACTCTATTTCGTTGAAAGAGGGCGAAGAAAACTTTATCCGTCAAGCAAAATTGATTAAACGTTACGGAGCTGCTTCTGTAATTATGGCTTTTGACGAAGATGGTCAGGCAGACAGCTACGAAAGACGTATCGAAATTTGCGAACGTTCGTACCGTATTTTGGTAGACATCGTAAAATTCGCACCCGAAGACATTATTTTTGACCCCAATATTTTTCCTGTCGCTACGGGAATGGAAGAACACAACAACAATGCGCTAGATTTCTTCCGAGCAACCAAATGGATCCGTGAAAACCTTCCCGGAGCGCACGTTTCAGGTGGAGTTTCAAACGTTTCTTTCTCTTTCCGCGGGAATAATCCTGTACGTGAGGCAATGCACTCCGCATTTTTGTTTCATGCCGTTAAGCACGGAATGGATATGGGAATTGTGAATCCTTCTATGTTGGAAGTTTACTCGGATATTGACAAAGAATTATTGGAACGCGTTGAAGATGTTCTTTTAAATAGAAGAGATGATTCTACAGAGCGACTGTTAGATTTTGCAGAAACATTCAAAGGAGAAGACAAGAAAAAAGAAGTTGCCTTAGAATGGCGAAATGCTCCAGTGAATGAAAGACTTGCTCATGCATTGGTAAAAGGAATTGTGGATTTCATTGATGAAGATGTGGAAGAATGTCGTCATCAATTTGAAAGACCAATTCAAGTGATTGAAGGCCCCTTGATGGATGGAATGAACATCGTGGGAGATTTATTTGGAAGCGGTAAAATGTTCTTGCCTCAGGTTGTAAAATCTGCTCGTGTTATGAAAAAAGCCGTAGCCTATCTCTTGCCGTTTATTGATGCAGCAAAAGATGGAAAATCAAGTTCTGCTGGAAAAGTAATTATGGCAACTGTAAAAGGAGACGTTCACGATATTGGAAAAAACATTGTTTCGGTTGTACTTAGTTGCAACAATTACGAAATTGTAGATCTTGGTGTGATGGTTCCTGCTGAACGAATTATTCAAGCAGCCATTGATGAAAAAGCAGATGTGATTGGATTGAGCGGATTAATTACTCCTTCATTGGATGAAATGGTTCACATGGCCAAAGAAATGGAACGCGCCAATCTTTCCATTCCATTGTTGATTGGTGGAGCAACGACATCAAAAGTACATACCGCAGTAAAAATCGAACAAAATTACACCAAAGGACAAACCGTTCATGTATTGGATGCATCACGCTCAGTAACCGTAGTAGAACAATTATTGGGTTATAAAAAAGAACAATTTGTAAAAGACATACAAGCAGATTATGCACGTCTTCGAGAACACCATGAAAAACACCGTGGGGCAAAACAAGTACTTTCTTATGCAGATGCATTGAAAAATAAATTGGTATTGGAATTCAATGGGGAAACAATAAAAAAACCAAAACAATTAGGTGTTCAAGTAATCGAAGAACAAGATTTGGCGCTATTGGTTCCATATATCGATTGGACTCCTTTCTTCCAAACATGGGAATTACATGGGAAATTTCCACGTATTTTGACAGACGAAGTAGTTGGAAAAGAAGCAACACAACTTTATGCCGATGCGCAAGCCATGTTGAAACAAATTGTGGATGAAAAATGGCTCACAGCCAAAGCAGCATTTGGTATTTTCCCAGTAAATAGTATTGACGACGATATTGAAATTTATTCAGACGAACAACGTACTTCCGTTTTAGGAATTCAACATTCACTGCGTCAGCAAACCAAAAAAGCAGCAGGACAACCCAATCTTTCTTTAGCAGATTTCATTGCTCCAAAGGAAAGCGGTTTGATTGATTATTTGGGAGCTTTTGTTGTAACCGCTGGACATGGAATTGAAGAACATGTAAAACGTTTCGAAGCAGATCACGACGATTACAATTCCATCATGATAAAAGCGTTAGCAGATCGTTTCGCAGAAGCATTTGCTGAATTTTTACATGCGAAAGTAAGACGGGAAACTTGGGGTTATGCCAATGATGAAACCTTAGATAACGACGCACTCATTGCTGAAAAATATATAGGAATTCGACCTGCACCTGGTTATCCCGCTTGTCCAGATCATACAGAAAAACCAAACTTATTCAAATTACTCAACGCAGAAGAATTAAGCGGAGTTTCATTAACAGAAACTTTAGCCATGTGGCCAGCTGCATCTGTTTCAGGTTGGTATTTTGCACATCCAGATTCAAAATATTTTGGACTTGGCAAAGTAACACTGGATCAGGTAGATAGCATTTCTACCAGAAAAAACATGGATATAAATCACATGAAACGTTGGCTTTCAAGCAACCTTCTCGATTAA
- a CDS encoding homocysteine S-methyltransferase family protein, translating into MKDIKQLLKERILILDGAMGTMIQRYNLDEDDFRKGWFEDHPHKLKGDNDLLVLTRPDIIKEIHAQYLEAGADIIETNTFGGTTVAQADYHLEHAVYDINYHGAKIAREVCDEFTAKEPHKPRFVAGSMGPTTKLASMSPDVNDPGFRAITFNELVVSFKEQATGLMDGGADFLLVETITDTLNSKAAMFAIDELSVERGIEIPIMISGTITDQSGRTLTGQTTEAFLVSVSHMPLLSIGLNCALGADAMRPYLQILSNQAPFAISAHPNAGLPNEFGQYDETAEMMGEQIEEFLQEGLINIIGGCCGTTPEHIRKMAEIASKYSPRKISETANA; encoded by the coding sequence ATGAAAGACATCAAGCAATTACTAAAAGAACGAATCCTCATTCTCGACGGAGCAATGGGAACAATGATTCAACGCTATAATTTGGACGAAGACGACTTCCGAAAAGGATGGTTTGAAGATCATCCCCACAAATTAAAAGGAGATAACGACCTTTTGGTGTTGACTCGTCCAGATATCATTAAAGAAATTCACGCGCAATATTTAGAAGCTGGGGCCGACATTATTGAAACCAACACCTTTGGTGGAACAACTGTTGCTCAAGCCGATTATCACTTGGAGCATGCTGTTTACGACATCAACTACCACGGAGCAAAAATAGCCCGTGAAGTATGTGATGAATTCACAGCTAAAGAACCCCATAAACCACGTTTCGTAGCAGGTTCCATGGGACCAACAACAAAACTAGCATCCATGTCTCCAGATGTAAATGATCCTGGATTTAGAGCAATTACCTTCAACGAATTAGTTGTTTCTTTCAAAGAGCAAGCAACTGGTTTAATGGACGGAGGTGCCGATTTCTTATTGGTAGAAACAATAACGGATACCTTAAACTCAAAAGCAGCAATGTTTGCCATTGATGAATTGAGTGTGGAACGCGGAATCGAAATTCCCATTATGATTTCTGGAACCATTACCGATCAAAGTGGACGAACTTTAACAGGTCAAACGACTGAAGCATTCTTGGTTTCCGTTTCTCACATGCCACTTTTGAGCATTGGACTAAACTGCGCTTTGGGTGCAGATGCCATGAGACCCTATTTACAAATTTTGTCCAATCAAGCTCCGTTTGCCATAAGCGCTCACCCCAATGCTGGTTTACCCAATGAATTCGGTCAGTACGATGAAACGGCAGAAATGATGGGAGAGCAAATTGAAGAGTTTTTGCAAGAAGGATTGATCAATATCATTGGTGGTTGTTGTGGAACAACTCCCGAACATATTCGCAAAATGGCTGAAATTGCCTCAAAGTATTCACCACGAAAAATTAGCGAAACAGCAAACGCATGA
- a CDS encoding DUF5686 and carboxypeptidase regulatory-like domain-containing protein has protein sequence MKLLKGCYLLILIVCPSYLFSQWNLSGTVLDEKKTPIPFANVYIKNNTDLRTQTDAEGKYSLQLFDGEYFIIVNATGYHERETYVVISNKSAVKDIQLFPQKINDLEEAEISVKRGNPGRDIMLKVVKKRDQINPWAYPHSVEVYIKATESIERKEKDSKNEKQNSDPFEEEKRKLTQLAGNMNIAEIQLTRNFAPPNKVKEIRNAYELRGNDRTLYYTTTVKSNFNFFQNLLYLEDLHSTPVMSPISTPGILSYRYRLEAQYEENGRKINKIKILPRMSSTSTLTGYIYVIDSTWLIQKLDLTMEKGNLFMYDYFSIHQEFDTPGDSICILKEQVLNYGVKYKNETSTCKTFAQFNSYNFQPNFSARYFNNELSVTTEEAYEKDSTYWKNQRLVDLTPEEQRFILVRDSIHDALNRKEYLDSIDKVFNKVTFLKVVWFGVEHRNRAKKTQWSINSLAAILRPLYPAGPRVAPGFNYFKKWKDQRTLDVNAEISYGFLNHDIKGNTYWNYLYNPFKQSRLLLGFDHDFDAIVSYDAITQIYKRSNFIEATKLTIGQTQEYINGLYVDFNLEFCERRSINGYKKMGFLDAVIPNDDFKPFEGYQALLADVTVSYTPGQKYMREPHRKVVLGSKWPTVYAYYQRGIPKLFGSDVDHEYGLLGIYQNFQLGTFGTSSYHIKSGKFLSSKNLKDADFKYQRRSDPIWFSNPLSSFQNQDSSLPSRNYYIEAHFIHHDNGSIMNKIPFMKKTGIGIVFGCGFLYVAEYNWKHYEILAGLERNFKFSKRRLRIGLYGVFSDGNNITPRWTGKISFAVLDDRNMKFNF, from the coding sequence ATGAAGCTTTTGAAGGGTTGTTACCTACTCATTCTTATCGTTTGCCCTTCCTATTTATTTTCCCAATGGAATTTAAGCGGAACGGTTTTGGATGAAAAAAAAACACCTATTCCCTTCGCCAATGTTTACATCAAAAACAACACAGATTTAAGAACTCAAACAGATGCTGAAGGAAAATATTCTCTCCAGTTATTTGATGGTGAGTATTTTATTATCGTAAACGCAACAGGTTACCACGAAAGAGAAACCTATGTAGTGATATCAAACAAAAGTGCGGTAAAAGACATTCAACTATTTCCTCAAAAAATCAATGATTTAGAAGAAGCTGAGATTTCCGTAAAAAGAGGAAATCCTGGGAGAGATATCATGCTCAAGGTTGTCAAAAAACGAGATCAAATAAATCCATGGGCATACCCACATTCTGTCGAAGTTTATATCAAAGCCACAGAATCTATTGAGAGAAAGGAAAAGGACTCTAAAAACGAGAAACAAAATTCTGATCCTTTTGAAGAAGAAAAGCGAAAATTGACCCAATTAGCTGGAAATATGAATATCGCAGAAATCCAATTAACGCGAAATTTTGCTCCGCCAAATAAGGTAAAAGAAATTCGCAATGCTTACGAACTCCGGGGAAATGATCGAACGCTTTACTACACCACCACTGTCAAATCCAACTTCAATTTTTTTCAGAACTTACTCTATCTTGAAGATTTGCACAGCACTCCTGTAATGAGTCCAATTTCAACGCCTGGAATTTTATCTTACCGTTACCGATTGGAAGCGCAATACGAGGAAAATGGACGAAAAATAAACAAGATCAAAATTCTTCCTCGGATGAGTTCAACATCCACACTCACTGGATACATTTATGTCATCGATTCCACTTGGCTCATTCAAAAGCTCGACTTAACGATGGAAAAAGGAAACTTGTTCATGTACGATTACTTTTCAATCCACCAAGAATTTGACACTCCGGGAGATTCAATTTGTATCCTGAAAGAACAAGTATTGAATTATGGGGTCAAATACAAAAATGAAACTTCTACCTGCAAAACATTTGCTCAATTCAATTCCTATAACTTCCAACCCAATTTCTCTGCTCGATACTTCAACAATGAGTTATCCGTTACTACAGAAGAAGCTTACGAAAAAGACTCCACTTACTGGAAAAATCAGCGTTTAGTTGATTTAACACCTGAAGAACAGCGTTTTATTTTAGTTCGAGACAGTATTCACGATGCTTTGAATCGGAAAGAATACTTAGATTCCATCGATAAGGTGTTCAATAAAGTTACTTTCTTGAAAGTTGTTTGGTTCGGAGTCGAACATCGAAATCGCGCAAAAAAAACACAATGGAGTATCAATTCTCTTGCGGCTATTCTAAGACCATTATACCCTGCAGGACCGCGTGTTGCACCAGGTTTCAACTACTTTAAGAAATGGAAAGATCAGCGAACATTAGATGTCAATGCAGAGATTTCTTATGGATTTCTCAATCATGACATTAAAGGCAATACCTATTGGAATTACCTCTACAATCCCTTTAAACAATCGCGGCTCCTGCTAGGGTTTGACCATGATTTTGATGCCATTGTTTCCTATGATGCGATTACCCAGATCTATAAACGAAGTAATTTTATTGAAGCAACAAAACTTACAATTGGGCAAACCCAAGAATACATCAACGGATTATATGTCGACTTCAACCTCGAATTCTGCGAACGAAGATCCATCAACGGATACAAAAAAATGGGATTCCTTGACGCGGTTATTCCCAATGATGATTTCAAACCATTCGAAGGTTACCAAGCTTTGCTTGCAGATGTCACGGTAAGTTACACTCCTGGACAAAAATACATGCGCGAACCTCACCGAAAAGTAGTGCTTGGATCAAAATGGCCAACTGTTTACGCGTATTATCAGCGTGGAATTCCCAAATTATTTGGAAGTGATGTTGACCACGAATATGGATTGCTCGGTATTTATCAAAATTTCCAATTGGGAACATTCGGAACATCCTCTTATCACATCAAATCTGGCAAATTCCTGAGTTCGAAAAATCTCAAAGATGCCGATTTTAAATACCAGCGAAGAAGTGACCCTATTTGGTTCTCCAATCCTCTTAGCTCATTTCAGAATCAAGACTCATCATTGCCATCTAGGAATTACTACATCGAAGCACATTTTATTCATCACGACAATGGTTCCATCATGAATAAAATTCCATTTATGAAGAAAACAGGAATTGGAATTGTTTTTGGTTGTGGATTCTTATACGTTGCTGAATACAATTGGAAACATTACGAGATTCTTGCAGGATTAGAACGCAATTTCAAATTTTCAAAACGAAGACTTCGAATTGGATTGTACGGTGTCTTCTCCGACGGAAACAACATTACTCCGAGATGGACAGGGAAAATTTCCTTTGCCGTATTGGATGACCGAAATATGAAATTCAATTTTTGA